Proteins encoded in a region of the Streptococcus sanguinis genome:
- a CDS encoding sensor histidine kinase yields the protein MDTQDKFFFLKSYLYSRRFFLALLILLLGFILLFAFVFDTYRSLLEYVALLLAFLSFLFIGADAWTAFKSYRSQKLQVSAQAQTPLEKLLQERVEELEYEQKNQLLVEQEKYNDLLDYYTLWVHQVKTPIAASSLLIGDLKDKETKSQLEQELFKIESYVHLVLQYLRLESFHDDLVLKQENLADLVREVVKKYALFFIQQGLSLNLHDLDHTIVTDKKWFLVILEQVLSNSLKYTKEGSIEIYFHEGSLYIKDTGLGIQNADLLRVFERGFSGYNGRLTQQSSGLGLYLSKKIADQLGHKIAIDSQVGQGTTVSIAFPEKKLIFE from the coding sequence ATGGACACACAGGATAAATTTTTCTTTCTTAAATCTTACCTTTATTCGCGGCGATTTTTTCTAGCTCTGCTGATTCTGCTGCTAGGCTTTATTCTGCTCTTTGCCTTTGTCTTTGATACTTACCGCAGTCTGCTCGAATATGTCGCGCTCTTGTTAGCTTTTCTGTCTTTCTTGTTTATCGGAGCAGATGCTTGGACGGCCTTTAAGAGCTATCGCAGCCAGAAGCTACAGGTCTCCGCTCAGGCTCAGACTCCTCTAGAAAAGCTCTTGCAGGAAAGAGTGGAAGAGCTGGAGTACGAACAGAAGAATCAGCTCTTGGTTGAGCAGGAAAAATACAATGATTTGCTGGACTACTATACTCTTTGGGTTCATCAAGTCAAGACACCTATTGCTGCCAGCTCGCTCTTGATTGGAGACTTGAAGGATAAGGAAACCAAGTCTCAGTTGGAGCAGGAGCTCTTTAAGATTGAGTCCTACGTTCATCTGGTGCTCCAGTACCTCCGTTTGGAAAGCTTCCATGATGATCTAGTTCTGAAGCAGGAAAATCTGGCTGATTTGGTCAGGGAAGTGGTCAAGAAATACGCTCTTTTCTTTATTCAGCAAGGACTCAGTCTCAATCTTCATGATCTAGACCACACGATTGTCACTGATAAAAAGTGGTTTCTAGTGATTTTAGAGCAGGTCCTGTCTAATAGTCTTAAATACACCAAAGAAGGCAGCATAGAGATTTATTTTCATGAAGGCAGCCTCTATATCAAGGACACGGGTCTGGGGATTCAAAATGCTGATTTGCTGCGGGTTTTTGAGCGCGGTTTCTCAGGCTACAATGGTCGTCTGACCCAGCAGTCATCAGGCTTAGGTCTTTATCTGTCCAAGAAAATTGCTGATCAGCTGGGACACAAGATTGCTATAGACTCTCAAGTTGGTCAGGGAACGACGGTTTCCATCGCCTTTCCTGAGAAGAAATTGATCTTTGAGTAG
- a CDS encoding TraX family protein, whose protein sequence is MKSKGLNAFQLKLFMAFLMIFDHISQIPGLVPDGWDGILHALTRCVGVAFAFMAVEGFLHTRNRLAYNMRLFFWAALMQTGNCILTLLFQEKGIYLTHNIFLTLACGVLMLSLFFGFSDNGRAAKEQKRGLRIAAGVLVLLAGLLFSEGGMALLPFMLLTYLFRNQVFFRNLSYVVWAGVLFAMSIQIYPTLQDTLSMLLYNSDWLFISVLPLLHFYNGERGSSSKWSKYFFYIFYPAHLWLIALIAFWVK, encoded by the coding sequence ATGAAATCAAAAGGTTTGAATGCTTTTCAGTTGAAGCTCTTCATGGCATTTCTTATGATTTTTGACCATATCAGCCAGATACCAGGGCTGGTGCCGGACGGCTGGGATGGCATCTTGCATGCCCTAACCCGCTGTGTCGGAGTAGCATTTGCCTTCATGGCAGTGGAAGGTTTTCTCCACACTCGCAACCGCCTGGCTTATAATATGCGGCTCTTCTTTTGGGCAGCCCTGATGCAGACAGGAAACTGTATCCTGACGCTCCTCTTTCAGGAAAAGGGCATCTACCTCACTCACAATATCTTCCTGACCTTGGCCTGCGGGGTCCTCATGCTGAGTCTTTTCTTTGGCTTTTCTGACAATGGCCGAGCTGCTAAGGAGCAGAAGCGTGGTTTGCGGATAGCGGCAGGAGTATTGGTCTTGCTGGCGGGACTTCTCTTTAGCGAAGGCGGCATGGCTTTGCTTCCTTTCATGCTCTTGACCTACCTTTTTAGAAATCAAGTCTTTTTCAGAAACTTGTCCTATGTAGTTTGGGCGGGAGTTCTCTTTGCCATGAGTATTCAAATTTATCCAACCTTGCAGGACACGCTATCGATGCTGCTCTATAATTCAGACTGGCTCTTTATCAGTGTTCTTCCTCTCTTGCACTTCTATAATGGTGAGCGAGGATCCAGCAGCAAGTGGAGCAAATATTTCTTCTATATTTTCTATCCAGCCCACCTTTGGCTAATTGCTTTGATTGCCTTTTGGGTAAAATAA
- a CDS encoding ABC transporter permease: MFKLTSKLALSNLVKNRSLYYPFALATVLATAILYSFISLAHSPNMETSYGGAAARMTLQFGIHVIQIAVLILITYANSFVMKNRSRELGVYSLLGMEKKHLLVMTFFELCVFYLLTVGLGILSGLALDKMLYAVLLKLMGMPAVLASTFQWKNAWMTLASLGVAFAVILLLNSTRLLRYSSLNLMKEKKAGEKKGRFLFLQTLLGLLLMGVAYYMALTVTKPVAAIGNFFIAVIMVILATYLLFNAGSITLLKFLKKRKGYYYKTQNFISVSNLISRMRKNAAGLATISILSTMLLVTLVGTINIYVGGQDYITTLHPKDYNVSVVLPKSTDQKEALLDKVQQVAQDSGLKKPSYTTYLYQSAFVTKLAGNDVTVPMQRELESDTSILTKSAGTITVINRQDYEKMTGEKIDLADDETLVYGKNISLNKDKPLRVNGKDWKIKQLLSSNFTHGEIPNPNDVTMEQGLYMVVNDVKEVNLDVDHYYYIGVASETKGSKKFVEQVQLGLRDTLDQEQAQDGSFAMASDRYSAEKSYQELTGTLLFIGVFLSVIFLLGAVLVIYYKQISEGYEDRDGFIILQKVGLDEKQTRSTIRKQILTVFFLPLIFAFLHVAAVFHMLRLIVALLGVTNLPLLIQTTLATCGVFLLTYILVFLLTSRSYRKIVAANKLP, encoded by the coding sequence ATGTTCAAACTAACGAGTAAACTGGCTTTGTCCAATCTGGTTAAAAATCGCAGTTTGTATTATCCATTTGCTTTGGCGACGGTACTTGCAACAGCGATTTTGTATAGTTTTATCTCACTGGCTCATAGCCCCAACATGGAGACCTCTTATGGCGGTGCAGCTGCTCGCATGACCTTGCAGTTTGGTATCCATGTCATTCAGATTGCCGTCCTTATCCTTATCACCTATGCTAATAGCTTCGTTATGAAAAACCGCTCCCGAGAGTTGGGAGTCTATAGTCTACTGGGCATGGAGAAAAAGCATCTGCTAGTCATGACCTTCTTTGAACTCTGTGTCTTTTATCTACTTACAGTTGGTCTGGGTATCTTGTCTGGCCTAGCTTTAGATAAGATGCTCTACGCAGTCCTTTTGAAATTGATGGGAATGCCGGCAGTTCTTGCCTCGACCTTCCAATGGAAGAACGCCTGGATGACTCTAGCTAGTCTGGGTGTCGCTTTTGCGGTGATTTTGTTGCTCAACTCTACGCGTCTTCTACGCTATAGCTCTCTTAACCTAATGAAGGAAAAGAAAGCAGGCGAGAAGAAAGGACGCTTCCTTTTTCTGCAAACCTTGCTGGGTCTCCTGCTCATGGGTGTGGCTTATTATATGGCTTTGACCGTTACCAAGCCTGTCGCTGCTATCGGCAATTTCTTTATAGCCGTGATCATGGTTATCCTAGCAACCTATCTGCTTTTTAATGCAGGTTCAATTACACTATTGAAATTTCTCAAAAAGCGCAAAGGTTACTACTATAAAACGCAGAATTTCATTTCTGTTTCCAATCTTATCTCGCGGATGCGTAAAAATGCAGCAGGATTGGCAACTATCTCCATTCTATCTACCATGCTCTTAGTGACTCTGGTTGGTACAATCAATATCTATGTTGGAGGTCAGGATTATATTACTACCTTGCATCCAAAGGATTACAATGTCAGCGTCGTCTTGCCGAAATCGACCGATCAGAAGGAGGCTCTGTTGGACAAGGTCCAGCAAGTAGCTCAGGACTCAGGTCTGAAGAAGCCAAGCTATACTACCTATCTCTACCAATCAGCCTTCGTCACGAAACTGGCTGGTAATGATGTGACAGTTCCAATGCAAAGAGAGCTAGAGTCAGATACAAGTATCTTGACCAAGTCTGCCGGCACGATTACAGTTATCAATCGTCAGGATTATGAAAAAATGACAGGGGAAAAGATAGACCTGGCAGACGATGAAACTCTTGTCTATGGAAAAAATATTTCCTTAAATAAGGACAAGCCACTCCGAGTGAATGGTAAGGACTGGAAGATTAAGCAGCTTTTATCGTCGAATTTCACGCATGGGGAAATCCCTAATCCGAACGATGTGACCATGGAACAGGGGCTCTATATGGTGGTCAATGATGTCAAAGAGGTTAATCTCGATGTGGATCATTACTACTACATTGGAGTTGCTTCAGAGACTAAGGGCAGTAAAAAGTTTGTAGAGCAAGTCCAACTGGGGTTGAGGGACACTTTGGATCAGGAACAAGCTCAAGATGGTAGCTTCGCAATGGCTAGTGACCGTTATAGTGCAGAAAAGAGCTATCAAGAACTTACTGGAACCTTGCTCTTCATCGGTGTCTTCCTCTCCGTTATCTTCCTTCTAGGAGCTGTTCTCGTGATTTACTACAAGCAAATCTCTGAAGGATATGAAGATCGCGATGGCTTTATCATCTTGCAAAAAGTTGGTTTAGATGAAAAGCAGACTAGAAGTACCATTCGCAAGCAGATTTTGACTGTTTTCTTCCTACCTCTCATCTTTGCTTTTCTACATGTAGCAGCGGTCTTTCACATGTTGCGCTTGATAGTTGCCCTACTAGGTGTGACCAATCTTCCTCTTTTGATTCAGACAACACTTGCAACTTGCGGTGTCTTCCTCCTGACCTATATTCTGGTCTTTCTTCTGACTTCACGCAGTTACCGCAAGATTGTCGCCGCTAATAAACTTCCCTGA
- a CDS encoding LytTR family DNA-binding domain-containing protein has translation MQAKFETDPTISSQDPLVVVKADQLAAEAKAILDYLEQYKAGPSGVLPIKSDDKLIMLKTEDIILADINQTTLMIYSREGIYQTTETLTRFQQRISSSNFIQVSRHAVINIDHLESLSDSFSGNMTAKLTNQIKTEVSRRYVKLLMEYLGI, from the coding sequence TTGCAAGCAAAATTTGAAACAGATCCAACCATTTCATCTCAGGATCCGCTGGTTGTGGTCAAGGCAGACCAGCTAGCGGCTGAAGCCAAGGCTATCTTAGATTATTTAGAGCAGTACAAGGCTGGGCCAAGTGGTGTCCTGCCTATCAAGTCGGACGATAAGCTTATCATGCTGAAGACTGAAGATATTATCCTAGCAGACATCAACCAGACAACTTTGATGATTTACAGCAGAGAAGGCATTTACCAGACGACAGAGACCTTGACTCGCTTTCAGCAGCGGATTAGCAGCTCGAACTTTATCCAGGTTTCCCGGCATGCTGTCATCAATATTGACCATCTGGAGTCTTTGTCTGACAGTTTTTCTGGCAATATGACGGCCAAGCTGACCAATCAAATCAAGACCGAAGTCAGCCGTCGTTATGTCAAACTCTTGATGGAATATCTGGGAATCTAG
- a CDS encoding DUF3021 domain-containing protein: MSIKKCLHAILMGIQTGSAVYLIVLALSIQKNPPTTSNIISVMVMSGLIGIISSMLKTLEDRFSFSVSVLLHFAAVAVLACCFMVYNNWGFLIANWHFWLDFILIYLFLWLFHYLDTNLKTKKINSALAKRRKEKEGK; this comes from the coding sequence ATGAGTATAAAAAAATGTCTACACGCTATATTAATGGGCATCCAGACAGGGAGTGCAGTCTATCTGATTGTCCTTGCCCTCTCTATTCAAAAAAATCCGCCCACAACAAGTAATATCATCAGTGTCATGGTGATGAGCGGTTTGATTGGGATCATCAGCTCAATGTTAAAAACTCTTGAAGACCGATTCTCTTTTTCAGTCTCGGTTTTGCTGCATTTTGCTGCGGTCGCAGTCTTGGCATGCTGCTTCATGGTCTACAATAACTGGGGATTTTTAATTGCCAACTGGCATTTCTGGCTGGATTTTATTCTGATTTATCTCTTTTTATGGCTCTTTCATTACTTGGATACAAATCTTAAGACCAAGAAGATTAACAGCGCCTTGGCTAAGCGCAGAAAGGAAAAAGAAGGCAAGTAA
- a CDS encoding TetR/AcrR family transcriptional regulator: MDKKNELLAAAREVFAEKGYKAAGISDIAKRSQMAVGSFYKYYESKEAIFLEVYVTENSRIREGIMQSVDWQGEPEAIIEQLFAVTFELISPNKILAEWNKPGISQILHDYYNQDSGRASNAFHQFLIQTFSQRLQEEGFSKEKIAEIMKVYDLIYYIDMHVTEQEFSGYFDSLETLVKYFVKGIFSK, from the coding sequence ATGGATAAAAAAAATGAGCTCCTGGCTGCGGCTAGAGAAGTCTTTGCAGAAAAAGGCTATAAGGCAGCTGGAATTTCTGATATTGCCAAGAGAAGCCAGATGGCTGTCGGATCTTTTTACAAGTATTATGAGTCCAAGGAAGCTATCTTCTTGGAGGTTTATGTAACTGAAAATAGCCGTATACGTGAGGGAATCATGCAAAGCGTAGACTGGCAGGGCGAGCCCGAGGCAATCATTGAACAGCTTTTTGCAGTCACTTTTGAATTGATTTCGCCCAATAAAATTCTGGCTGAGTGGAACAAGCCGGGCATTTCTCAGATTCTGCACGATTACTATAATCAGGATTCCGGCCGAGCGTCCAATGCCTTTCATCAGTTTCTGATTCAGACCTTCAGCCAGCGCTTGCAGGAAGAGGGCTTTTCGAAAGAGAAAATAGCTGAGATCATGAAGGTTTATGACTTGATTTACTACATAGACATGCATGTCACGGAGCAGGAATTTTCAGGCTACTTCGATAGTCTTGAGACTTTAGTGAAATATTTTGTTAAGGGGATTTTTTCCAAATAG
- a CDS encoding ABC transporter permease — MLALIKRNFLLYFRNRSGVILSLFGAIIPFVLYIVFLKNNYKAHSSQLMDLWLIGGVLAVTGLTTTLAAFSRQVEDRERKVTDDLFITDLGPWGLQLSYLVSSVIIGFLMQVIMFAFMLSYFTLEDKVSFEWGSLPYLMFLMLLNSLLATLINALIVQCFKSVDSLGKLATVVGATSGFLVGTYIPIGTLPNMAQNLMKLTPSNYMASLFRQVLMKESLADTFANNSQPQAAFEKTMGIRIEWQELLTRTETFYIVGIVLVAIALIWMVQNMIAIRRLKLQ; from the coding sequence ATGCTCGCTTTGATAAAACGTAATTTTTTACTTTATTTCCGAAACCGCAGTGGGGTAATTTTGTCCCTCTTCGGAGCGATTATTCCCTTTGTGCTTTATATCGTTTTTTTGAAAAATAATTACAAAGCTCATTCCAGCCAGCTGATGGACTTGTGGCTGATTGGCGGTGTATTGGCAGTTACAGGATTAACGACCACATTGGCAGCTTTCTCTCGGCAGGTCGAAGACCGGGAGCGGAAGGTGACAGACGACCTCTTTATCACAGACTTGGGACCATGGGGATTGCAGCTTAGTTATCTTGTCAGCTCTGTTATTATCGGCTTTTTGATGCAGGTCATTATGTTTGCCTTTATGCTCAGCTATTTTACGCTGGAGGATAAAGTTTCCTTTGAATGGGGGAGTCTTCCTTACCTGATGTTTCTGATGCTCTTGAACAGTCTCTTAGCCACACTGATAAATGCTCTGATTGTTCAATGTTTCAAATCAGTGGATAGTCTGGGGAAATTGGCGACAGTAGTCGGAGCTACATCTGGTTTTCTAGTGGGAACCTATATCCCCATTGGAACCTTGCCGAATATGGCACAAAATCTAATGAAGCTTACGCCTTCTAACTATATGGCCTCTCTTTTCAGACAGGTTCTCATGAAGGAAAGTCTAGCAGATACTTTTGCCAATAACAGCCAGCCGCAAGCAGCTTTCGAAAAAACAATGGGAATTCGCATTGAATGGCAGGAGCTCTTGACAAGGACAGAAACTTTCTATATAGTTGGAATAGTTTTAGTTGCAATAGCGCTTATTTGGATGGTGCAAAATATGATTGCCATCCGCCGGCTGAAACTACAATAG
- a CDS encoding class Ib ribonucleoside-diphosphate reductase assembly flavoprotein NrdI: protein MMKMIVVYDSNTGVGKRFAESLGYPTQTIKEKLEEPCILITRNAGAGKIPWSTKRFIKKHPGLIKGFVNNGDSVKHGRTFCGATALIIEKYGLQHICDIDQGGSPEDVKTVQAFLAEC from the coding sequence GTGATGAAAATGATTGTAGTTTATGATTCAAATACTGGTGTTGGAAAACGATTTGCAGAATCACTGGGCTATCCGACCCAGACCATCAAGGAGAAACTTGAAGAGCCCTGTATTCTCATTACTCGAAATGCTGGTGCTGGGAAAATTCCATGGTCTACCAAACGCTTTATCAAGAAACATCCTGGGCTGATTAAAGGTTTTGTTAACAATGGTGACTCTGTTAAACATGGTCGGACTTTCTGCGGGGCGACTGCCTTGATTATCGAAAAATATGGGCTCCAGCATATCTGCGATATTGACCAAGGCGGTAGTCCAGAAGATGTCAAGACTGTGCAGGCATTTTTGGCGGAGTGCTAG
- a CDS encoding ABC transporter ATP-binding protein — translation MTLLDVQHVKKIYKTRFQGSQVEALKDIHFTVEKGEYVAIMGESGSGKSTLLNILAMLDKPTEGRVFLNGTDTATIKNSQASSFRREKLGFVFQDFNLLDTLSVKDNILLPLVLSRRPITEMMQKLVTTCNELGINKLQEKFPYEISGGQKQRVAVARAIITDPEILLADEPTGALDSKSSAALLDVFDDINARGQTILMVTHSTAAASRAKRVLFIKDGILYNQIFRGDKTERQMFQEISDTLTVMASEVGNYVQTNE, via the coding sequence ATGACATTATTAGACGTACAGCATGTGAAAAAAATTTATAAAACCCGCTTTCAGGGCAGCCAAGTAGAGGCACTGAAAGACATTCACTTTACGGTAGAAAAAGGTGAATATGTCGCCATCATGGGGGAGTCAGGCTCTGGGAAATCCACCCTGCTCAACATCCTAGCCATGCTGGACAAGCCGACTGAGGGCCGCGTCTTTCTCAACGGAACTGACACAGCAACCATCAAAAACAGCCAAGCTTCCAGCTTCCGCCGGGAGAAATTAGGCTTTGTCTTTCAGGATTTCAATCTGCTGGATACTCTGTCGGTCAAGGATAATATTCTCCTGCCTCTGGTTCTCTCTCGTCGTCCCATTACCGAGATGATGCAAAAGCTGGTTACGACTTGCAACGAGCTGGGGATTAACAAGCTGCAAGAGAAGTTTCCTTATGAGATTTCCGGTGGTCAGAAGCAGCGGGTTGCAGTAGCTCGGGCCATCATCACAGACCCTGAGATTCTGCTGGCGGATGAGCCGACGGGAGCCTTGGATTCCAAGTCTTCGGCTGCGTTGCTGGATGTCTTTGACGACATCAATGCCCGCGGTCAGACCATTCTCATGGTGACCCACTCAACGGCAGCGGCTAGCCGCGCCAAGCGGGTGCTCTTTATCAAGGATGGGATTCTCTATAATCAAATCTTCCGCGGTGACAAAACCGAGCGGCAGATGTTCCAAGAGATTTCTGATACTCTGACAGTTATGGCAAGTGAGGTGGGCAATTATGTTCAAACTAACGAGTAA
- a CDS encoding class Ib ribonucleoside-diphosphate reductase assembly flavoprotein NrdI, translated as MLVVVYDSLTGLGKKFAKSLGLPSQSVWKKLEEPCILVSRNSGAGQIPWTTKRFIRKYRHLIKGFVINGNQKRYPRTFCGATDKIVEQYGLRHIRNIEGSGTEADRKAVKGFLGQLQTAESVHKSH; from the coding sequence TTGCTAGTAGTGGTTTATGATAGTCTGACTGGTTTGGGCAAAAAGTTTGCTAAAAGTCTGGGACTGCCTAGCCAGTCAGTCTGGAAAAAGCTGGAGGAGCCCTGTATTTTAGTCAGCAGAAATAGCGGAGCAGGGCAGATTCCGTGGACGACCAAGCGCTTCATCAGAAAGTACAGACATCTAATCAAAGGCTTTGTCATCAATGGCAATCAGAAGCGTTATCCGCGGACCTTTTGCGGGGCGACGGATAAGATAGTGGAGCAGTATGGTCTTCGCCATATTCGTAACATAGAGGGCTCTGGAACGGAAGCAGACAGAAAGGCAGTCAAAGGCTTTCTAGGACAGTTGCAGACCGCTGAAAGTGTGCATAAAAGCCACTAG
- a CDS encoding ABC transporter ATP-binding protein, which yields MLVETKNLSKVYGDKVAVNDLNIQIERGSFTAILGPNGAGKSTTIQMLIGLLQPTSGQICYAEKPRLGVVFQNSVLDDRLTVLENLTIRAKQYKEMPAGRIDRLVSQLGLSAFAKQPYGTLSGGQKRRVDIARALLNSPDLLFLDEPTTGLDIQTRESIWSLLKQIQKEEQMTIVLTTHYLNEADDADKIYIVDHGQVIAQGSADQIKGNYARNALRILSQDSVGLEKSLPRGCAWEQVKVGEFILHPKTTQEALTLLAQAGPYIEQFEFQPGTMDDAFMALTGREVR from the coding sequence ATGTTAGTAGAAACAAAAAATCTAAGCAAGGTTTATGGCGATAAGGTGGCTGTCAATGATCTGAATATTCAGATTGAGAGAGGCAGTTTTACAGCTATTCTAGGCCCTAATGGTGCAGGAAAATCGACAACTATTCAGATGCTGATAGGGCTCTTGCAGCCGACATCCGGGCAGATTTGCTATGCTGAAAAGCCTAGGCTGGGTGTGGTTTTCCAAAACAGTGTATTGGACGACCGGCTGACGGTTTTGGAAAATCTGACCATCAGAGCCAAGCAGTACAAGGAGATGCCGGCAGGTAGAATCGATCGCTTGGTCTCTCAGCTGGGATTATCAGCCTTTGCCAAGCAGCCTTATGGGACACTGTCCGGTGGTCAAAAGCGTCGGGTGGACATTGCGCGAGCCCTACTCAATAGTCCCGACCTGCTCTTTCTGGATGAGCCGACCACAGGCTTGGACATTCAGACTCGGGAGAGTATTTGGAGTTTGCTCAAGCAAATTCAGAAAGAAGAGCAGATGACCATTGTCTTGACAACCCACTATCTCAATGAAGCTGATGATGCGGATAAGATCTATATCGTAGACCATGGTCAGGTCATTGCCCAAGGCTCTGCAGACCAGATTAAGGGAAACTATGCCCGTAATGCCTTACGGATTTTGAGTCAAGACTCAGTAGGTTTAGAGAAAAGTTTGCCAAGAGGCTGCGCTTGGGAGCAAGTCAAGGTGGGAGAATTTATCCTCCACCCTAAAACGACTCAAGAAGCACTGACCTTATTGGCTCAGGCTGGTCCCTATATCGAACAATTTGAATTTCAACCCGGAACCATGGACGATGCCTTTATGGCACTGACAGGAAGAGAGGTACGCTAA